A single Solidesulfovibrio sp. DNA region contains:
- a CDS encoding delta(1)-pyrroline-2-carboxylate reductase family protein → MFDYFALSEAIAEVLRARRAGRAFAPERLAVPVPGGVLLAMPAADEAVAIVKNITVHPGNREHPVIQGEVLVVAAATGRKLAVLDAKELTARRTAAVSLLAARKLAARPQGPLCVIGAGVQARTHVEAFWQGLGVRDIRLVSRTRSRAEALAAALAGEGLAVRVVGEAGEGVADASLVVTVTTSGEPVFPDAVPADVFVAAVGSFTPQAAEVPATLVRRAALFVDDLASARVEAGDFLRAGVDWATVTPLEGILDAAPRLSGPVVFKTVGHALFDLAAAKLLCL, encoded by the coding sequence GTGTTCGATTATTTCGCGTTATCCGAGGCCATCGCGGAGGTGCTGCGGGCCAGGCGGGCCGGGCGGGCGTTCGCGCCCGAGAGGCTGGCCGTGCCCGTGCCCGGCGGGGTGCTGCTTGCCATGCCGGCCGCCGACGAGGCCGTGGCCATCGTCAAAAACATCACCGTGCATCCCGGCAACCGGGAGCATCCCGTCATCCAGGGCGAGGTGCTGGTGGTCGCGGCGGCCACCGGCCGAAAGCTGGCCGTGCTCGACGCCAAGGAACTGACGGCCCGGCGCACGGCGGCGGTGAGCCTGCTTGCCGCGCGCAAGCTGGCCGCCCGGCCGCAGGGGCCGCTTTGCGTCATCGGCGCCGGCGTCCAGGCCAGGACCCATGTCGAGGCCTTTTGGCAGGGTTTGGGTGTGCGCGATATCCGTTTGGTTTCCCGCACGCGGTCGCGGGCCGAGGCATTGGCGGCCGCACTGGCCGGCGAGGGCCTCGCCGTGCGGGTTGTGGGCGAGGCGGGGGAGGGCGTGGCCGACGCGTCGCTGGTCGTCACGGTCACGACGAGCGGCGAGCCGGTCTTTCCCGACGCCGTGCCGGCGGACGTGTTCGTTGCGGCCGTGGGTTCGTTCACGCCGCAGGCGGCCGAGGTGCCGGCGACGCTCGTGCGCCGGGCGGCCCTTTTCGTCGACGACCTGGCCTCGGCCAGGGTCGAGGCCGGCGATTTCCTGCGGGCCGGGGTGGACTGGGCCACGGTCACGCCCCTGGAGGGCATCCTCGACGCCGCCCCGCGATTGTCCGGTCCCGTGGTCTTCAAGACCGTGGGCCACGCCCTGTTCGATCTGGCCGCGGCCAAGCTGCTTTGTCTTTAG